From Vigna unguiculata cultivar IT97K-499-35 chromosome 5, ASM411807v1, whole genome shotgun sequence, the proteins below share one genomic window:
- the LOC114183589 gene encoding lysosomal Pro-X carboxypeptidase-like — MGSILQSFQWVLLLLLSMSVNVYGLKIPRLGIWRRSKEREPQISSSSSNLTNDLKTFYYTQRLDHFNYRPDSYHTFHQRYVIDFKHWAGPKSNAPIFAFFGAEAPLDDDLFYVGFPTDNAPHFRALIVYIEHRYYGKSIPFGSSKEAMRNATTRGYFNSAQAIADYAAVLLHVKKTLSAQNSPIIVIGGSYGGMLASWFRLKYPHIALGALASSAPILYFNGIAPQAGYYYIVTKDFKETSETCYQTIRKSWSEIDRVAKKPNGLSILSKRFKTCKKLNKSFELKDYLDSLYTDAAQYDFPSENSVKVMCSAIDAAAKKTDILGQIFEGVVSYMRPRSCYDMNEFTRPTETNLGWRWQTCSEMVMPIGHERNDSMFPPAPFNMKKFVHECSRLYGVLPQPHWVTTYYGGYDLKLILHRFASNIIFSNGLRDPYSSGGVLENISNSVVAVTTANGCHCLDIQSRSEKDPEWLVKQRNEEVKIIKGWIAEYEADLIALTKQTKKG; from the exons ATGGGAAGCATTTTGCAGTCATTTCAATGGGTTTTATTGTTGTTGCTAAGTATGTCAGTTAATGTGTATGGTTTGAAAATTCCAAGGTTAGGAATATGGCGGAGAAGCAAGGAACGCGAACCCCAGATCAGTTCTTCTTCATCAAACTTAACAAATGATCTGAAAACATTTTACTATACCCAAAGGCTCGATCACTTCAACTACAGACCAGACAGCTACCACACTTTCCACCAAAGATATGTCATCGATTTCAAGCACTGGGCTGGACCAAAATCAAATGCACCCATTTTTGCATTCTTTGGTGCAGAAGCACCACTCGATGATGATCTATTCTATGTTGGCTTTCCCACAGACAACGCTCCTCACTTCAGAGCTCTTATTGTTTACATTGAG CATAGGTACTATGGGAAATCAATACCATTTGGGTCGAGTAAAGAAGCCATGAGAAATGCAACCACTCGCGGATACTTTAACTCAGCCCAAGCAATAGCAGATTATGCTGCGGTGCTTCTACACGTCAAGAAAACTTTATCTGCTCAGAATTCTCCCATTATTGTTATTGGAGGCTCTTATGGCGGAA TGCTAGCATCATGGTTTCGCCTAAAGTATCCCCACATTGCTCTGGGTGCTCTTGCTTCGTCAGCACCTATTCTTTACTTCAATGGCATTGCCCCACAAGCCGGATACTACTATATTGTCACAAAGGATTTCAAA GAAACTAGTGAGACCTGCTACCAAACTATACGTAAATCATGGTCTGAAATTGACAGAGTTGCTAAGAAGCCTAATGGTCTTTCAATTCTGAGCAAGAGATTTAAAACTTGCAA GAAATTGAACAAAAGTTTTGAACTGAAGGACTACTTGGACTCGTTATACACTGACGCGGCTCAGTACGATTTCCCTTCTGAAAACAGCGTTAAGGTTATGTGCAGTGCCATTGATGCAGCTGCTAAGAAAACCGACATCCTTGGACAAATATTTGAAGGTGTCGTTTCTTACATGCGACCTCGTTCATGTTATGACATGAATGAATTTACTCGTCCAACTGAAACTAACCTAGGTTGGAGATGGCAG ACATGCAGCGAGATGGTTATGCCAATAGGTCATGAAAGAAACGATTCAATGTTCCCACCAGCACCTTTCAACATGAAGAAATTTGTTCATGAGTGTAGTAGATTATATGGTGTTCTTCCTCAGCCTCATTGGGTCACCACATATTATGGGGGTTAT GATTTGAAACTGATTCTCCACAGGTTTGCCAGCAACATCATATTCTCCAATGGACTGCGTGATCCTTACAGCTCTGGCGG GGTGTTGGAGAATATTTCAAACAGTGTCGTTGCTGTTACCACTGCAAATG GGTGTCATTGCCTTGACATACAATCAAGATCGGAAAAGGATCCAGAATGGTTGGTGAAGCAGAGAAACGAGgaagtgaaaataataaaaggttGGATTGCAGAGTACGAGGCTGATCTAATAGCACTCACTAAACAAACCAAAAAAGGTTAA
- the LOC114185430 gene encoding aspartic proteinase-like protein 2 produces the protein MAAAAFAISVALLAAAAAVGGGSPVSLPLERAFPTNHGVELSELRARDALRHRRMLQSSNGVVDFPVQGTYDPFQVGLYFTKVQLGTPPVEFYVQIDTGSDVLWVSCSSCSGCPQTSGLQIQLNFFDPGRSSTSSLIACSDQRCNSGIQSSDASCSSQNNQCSYTFQYGDGSGTSGYYVSDMMHLNTIFEGSVTTNSTAPVVFGCSNQQSGDLTKSDRAVDGIFGFGQQEMSVISQLSSQGIAPRVFSHCLKGDSSGGGILVLGEIVEPNIVYTSLVPAQPHYNLNLQSISVNGQTLQIDSSVFATSNNRGTIVDSGTTLAYLAEEAYDPFVNAITATIPQSVRTVVSRGNQCYLLTTSVTDVFPQVSLNFAGGASMLLRPQDYLIQQNSIGGAAVWCIGFQKLQGQGVTILGDLVLKDKIVVYDLAGQRIGWANFDCSLSVNVSATTGTGRSEFVNAGEIGGSISLRDGLKLRKRGILAFLVHVTLIYCIGFL, from the exons ATGGCGGCCGCGGCTTTTGCAATATCCGTCGCGTTGTTGGCTGCGGCGGCGGCGGTTGGTGGCGGATCGCCGGTGAGTCTGCCGCTGGAAAGAGCGTTTCCGACGAATCACGGAGTGGAGTTGAGTGAGCTGAGAGCTCGCGATGCGCTGAGGCATCGCAGAATGTTGCAGTCTTCAAACGGCGTCGTTGATTTCCCCGTCCAAGGCACCTACGATCCCTTCCAAGTCGG GCTTTACTTTACAAAGGTACAGTTGGGTACTCCTCCAGTGGAATTTTATGTGCAGATTGACACTGGCAGTGATGTTCTCTGGGTCAGTTGTAGCTCCTGCAGTGGTTGTCCTCAGACAAGTGGGCTTCAG ATTCAGCTAAATTTTTTTGACCCTGGGAGATCATCAACATCTTCATTGATAGCTTGTTCTGACCAAAGGTGCAACAGTGGCATACAGTCATCAGATGCCAGCTGTTCCAGCCAGAACAACCAGTGCTCATACACTTTCCAGTATGGTGATGGAAGTGGAACATCAGGCTATTATGTGTCAGATATGATGCATCTGAACACTATTTTTGAGGGTTCTGTGACCACTAATTCTACAGCTCCTGTAGTTTTTGG TTGTAGCAACCAGCAGAGTGGGGACTTGACAAAGTCTGATAGAGCAGTTGATGGAATATTTGGATTTGGGCAACAGGAAATGTCTGTGATCTCTCAGCTATCCTCACAGGGGATAGCTCCAAGAGTATTCTCTCATTGTCTGAAAGGAGATAGCAGTGGAGGGGGCATATTGGTTCTTGGTGAGATTGTGGAGCCAAACATTGTTTACACCTCACTTGTTCCAGCACA GCCTCATTACAATTTAAATCTACAGAGCATCTCTGTCAATGGCCAAACCTTGCAAATTGATTCCTCAGTTTTTGCAACATCAAACAACAGAGGTACCATTGTTGATTCTGGAACAACTTTGGCGTATCTTGCTGAAGAGGCTTATGACCCCTTTGTCAATGCG ATCACAGCTACAATTCCACAATCTGTACGCACTGTTGTTTCCAGAGGAAATCAATGTTACTTACTCACCACTAG TGTCACTGACGTTTTCCCTCAAGTAAGTCTGAACTTTGCCGGTGGGGCATCTATGCTTTTGAGACCACAGGACTATCTGATACAGCAGAATTCTATT GGTGGTGCAGCAGTGTGGTGTATTGGTTTTCAAAAACTCCAGGGTCAAGGGGTAACAATTCTAGGAG ATCTCGTATTAAAAGacaaaattgttgtttatgATCTGGCTGGTCAACGCATTGGATGGGCTAACTTTGACT GTTCTTTGTCAGTGAATGTATCTGCAACAACTGGCACTGGCAGAAGTGAATTTGTGAATGCCGGAGAGATAGGTGGAAGCATTTCTTTACGCGATGGACTTAAGTTGAGAAAGAGAGGGATCTTGGCTTTCCTTGTGCATGTAACACTAATTTACTGCATTGGATTCTTATAG